Proteins co-encoded in one Halorussus lipolyticus genomic window:
- a CDS encoding AAA family ATPase codes for MTRNVPTSEVLPEELKVLRRLNESPNVLLRGPPGTGKTFTMRRLKARLDAGTQLFDASKAENPFDLGIPDFRGETRTEWLTFHQSTEYEDFVLGMRPHPSGGGGVKLEPRAGVLLSLVNHVREGNSGVIFIDELNRANVSKVFGEFISVMEADKRLDWDENPTDSSISFTLPQLSEGDPIEDPMGDDSIDDFERPFYLPQQLYIVASMNSLDRSTAPLDSALARRFSQIPFKPDYDLLSEWVEVKADDSAEWLSDSPDETSVGELATALLYRVNRLLAATLGQDFQLGHGYLDSLKEDRDEEAQLRKLAEEWDGRIFPKLQELFRGREKQLQPILRVEINEIFQPDTPFESELDQLGKDAAIATPSLSSIDDDEQLRRILWILAGGSH; via the coding sequence CTCCAGGCACAGGCAAGACGTTCACGATGCGTCGGCTCAAAGCGAGACTTGACGCTGGTACTCAATTATTCGATGCATCGAAAGCAGAGAATCCATTTGATCTTGGCATCCCGGACTTTCGGGGCGAGACGCGAACGGAGTGGCTCACGTTCCATCAGAGCACGGAATACGAGGACTTCGTCCTTGGGATGCGACCGCATCCGAGTGGTGGAGGTGGAGTTAAGTTAGAACCGCGGGCTGGAGTGTTACTGTCGTTGGTCAACCATGTTCGGGAAGGGAATAGTGGCGTCATCTTCATTGATGAACTTAACCGGGCGAATGTCTCGAAGGTCTTCGGGGAGTTCATATCAGTGATGGAAGCGGATAAGCGTCTTGACTGGGACGAAAACCCGACAGACAGCTCCATTTCGTTTACGTTACCGCAACTGAGTGAAGGTGACCCTATTGAGGACCCGATGGGTGACGACTCCATAGATGACTTTGAGCGCCCATTTTACCTTCCGCAGCAGCTTTACATCGTGGCCTCAATGAATTCGTTAGATCGGTCGACGGCACCCCTTGATTCGGCACTTGCTCGGCGTTTTAGCCAGATTCCGTTTAAACCGGATTATGACCTGCTCAGCGAATGGGTCGAAGTAAAAGCAGATGACTCCGCGGAGTGGCTCTCTGATTCACCGGATGAAACGAGTGTTGGTGAACTTGCGACAGCACTACTATACCGGGTCAATAGACTGCTTGCAGCAACACTGGGTCAGGACTTCCAACTCGGGCATGGATATCTAGACTCGTTAAAAGAAGATCGAGATGAGGAAGCCCAGCTGCGCAAACTTGCGGAGGAATGGGATGGTCGGATTTTCCCGAAGCTACAGGAACTGTTTCGTGGGCGGGAGAAACAGCTACAGCCGATTTTACGAGTGGAAATAAACGAAATCTTCCAGCCAGACACCCCTTTCGAGTCGGAATTAGATCAGCTCGGTAAGGACGCTGCCATTGCGACCCCGTCGTTGTCTTCTATCGATGACGACGAGCAACTTCGGCGAATCCTCTGGATTTTGGCTGGTGGAAGCCACTGA
- a CDS encoding tyrosine-type recombinase/integrase has translation MSTTDEYEWLRVPDEYAREYLRQAGELRLSASSVRTYDSQLSEYVVFLHDEDLSVLDAEFTNVFGFVESCVRRQNRQSTIEGKVSTVRELYYYIRLRTEAGSDLQFDPLRFREIDVSRYKMPEPIQREALSREEIRRLFDAFESYRNRLMAVVAVETGLRNSDLRELQIEYLDLDGLEIHIPKPKGSKPYDVPISADLAFELDFWFRHHRGGYSNASESDFVFPSQSGEKLESNGSLNRIVREAAERAEIQEVIGESRIPEAQKTALGTDSDVRKWYRVTPHTLRHSFITLLNQAGVGLPYRQLVANHSTAETTQKYTHDKEDTFVKIRNRFDPPR, from the coding sequence ATGAGTACGACGGACGAGTACGAATGGCTTCGAGTTCCGGATGAATATGCCCGTGAGTACCTACGACAGGCTGGTGAACTGCGACTCTCTGCAAGTTCGGTGAGAACGTACGATTCTCAACTCTCGGAGTACGTCGTCTTCCTGCATGATGAAGACTTGTCGGTCCTGGATGCGGAGTTTACCAACGTTTTCGGTTTCGTGGAGTCGTGCGTGCGTCGGCAGAATCGACAGTCGACGATTGAGGGAAAGGTATCGACGGTTCGGGAGCTCTATTACTATATTCGACTCCGGACAGAGGCAGGTAGCGACCTCCAATTCGACCCACTTCGATTCCGGGAAATAGACGTAAGCCGGTATAAGATGCCGGAACCAATCCAGCGGGAGGCGTTGTCCCGAGAAGAAATTCGACGCTTGTTCGATGCGTTCGAGAGCTATCGGAATCGGTTAATGGCGGTCGTCGCGGTCGAGACAGGACTTCGGAACTCCGACTTGCGTGAACTCCAAATTGAGTACCTTGATCTTGACGGGCTGGAGATTCACATACCGAAACCAAAGGGGTCGAAGCCGTACGATGTCCCGATTAGTGCTGATTTAGCGTTTGAATTGGACTTCTGGTTTCGCCATCATCGAGGAGGATACAGTAATGCAAGTGAGAGTGATTTCGTATTCCCGAGCCAGTCGGGAGAAAAGCTCGAATCGAATGGGAGTTTGAACCGAATCGTGCGAGAGGCTGCAGAAAGGGCTGAAATCCAGGAAGTTATTGGTGAGTCACGGATTCCAGAAGCGCAGAAGACCGCACTTGGTACCGATAGTGATGTTCGGAAGTGGTATCGAGTGACGCCACATACGCTACGGCATTCGTTCATTACACTCCTGAATCAAGCAGGAGTAGGACTTCCGTACAGGCAGTTGGTGGCAAACCACTCTACTGCTGAAACGACACAGAAGTATACTCACGATAAGGAGGATACGTTTGTTAAGATTCGGAATCGGTTTGACCCGCCAAGATAG
- a CDS encoding DUF7344 domain-containing protein — protein MDESQTPFPWSSLAEDPDRDRTLSLLFHSLRASRRRRVIQLLADEHPPLPTRWLARQIAALENGIPPERATGEPYRNVYNALSQTHLHTLAEADIIIYDPKRQTVTPGPIFSLARLLVDINAPTVSTFYSLLDSSDTTE, from the coding sequence ATGGACGAAAGCCAGACACCCTTCCCGTGGTCGTCATTAGCCGAGGACCCTGACCGAGACCGAACTCTGTCTCTTCTTTTTCACTCTCTCCGAGCCAGTCGAAGAAGACGTGTTATCCAACTCTTGGCTGATGAACATCCTCCACTTCCAACTCGTTGGCTGGCCCGGCAGATAGCAGCACTCGAGAATGGAATACCACCTGAACGAGCAACAGGTGAACCGTATCGGAACGTGTACAACGCTCTTTCTCAGACTCATCTACATACACTAGCCGAGGCAGATATCATCATCTACGACCCAAAGCGTCAGACGGTCACTCCAGGCCCGATTTTCTCTTTAGCGCGTTTACTGGTAGACATCAACGCGCCCACCGTCAGTACGTTCTATTCTCTTCTCGATAGTAGCGATACCACCGAATAG
- a CDS encoding Eco57I restriction-modification methylase domain-containing protein, translating into MTTVADLRDVLVNFLEELEDEFDDPHEIERILNGEQGITQRDIGAEPETWTEDILINPVLNAVGLNKAPGRPTSQRKTPDFKLEEEHGNQVLEIVGENKSLNKIDDAEDELVADYLSNISFPNDGIATDGLDWVVYRTERGGDFFEHEAVRRHSFRDVLRQLARDENIISQQALPDSDLNVDNELEAFALTFQPNHLVPLLTKTAPSEFRDQRQKDVDDFFEVYIEVLFGESDEHNYDTCLRNDIIAPDGASKEDRDVFAVTLVNRLMFIRFLEERGVLSEGFLHDRVEDYSDGIPTTLYETTIKPLFYELFNKPKKQRDLHGDWYDEVPYLNGGLFRKNLTQEDDYDVRNPSMVLVIDKLIEGNHELDLEIDPAILGSVFEMTINHISESEDRQKETGAYYTPNDVTHLINSQAVDGEVKETIIEAFAGTLDEEVEATFRRQAETESLEDVLAHIEDGEGWYGSTQGLEKAREAILDLTVLDPACGSGHFLTAAMEQLHQVLQSIHRGQHGGDDPSPEEKYKQKRDIALNSIYGVDVGRVATEIAKLRTWLKILEGNDWEESYGRLPNIDVNILEGNSLIGLPTVGYGATTLSEYSDRMEEILTQRKEYKQENEGSKTEIDELRDDLRDDLNREYIGRLTQTVEDEIRDADILHELAEKISPFELRQYIDSVSIKRTDKEKFTDTQIAELEDAGFDVHYLHKSGKMDIADYIDELRSRKIHNGISSQAEAAKHILESLIEFAEKDEFYYNKVERRPVHSDLSRIEGRPFHWTAEFPEVREVDENGNYEMAFDIVVGNPPYGDILSDNAKFLVDSYETGGINDIAAQFVERELQLLKLGGHFGNITTLRIAYDQREEPARKHLTRRLEKTRMACFAHRPSRIFEGAHVKPAIITGKLTGEQEPDIYTSRYIRFTSENRNETLSNISYAQANGLALGDKIGDGQNLSIPKLGHDTAHSALQKLKEASDRTFSDALQDDETDHLMWRRRGALYWINPLLVNLYEEQGKDTPTSMYRMYFSSDLERRMSFITLQSSLYYWYWMVYKNGRNIDWWEIEPFPFPDEETLEANREDIIKLSEELWQAMEQRFVGKARTVIENAVELKPIVDRVDDLIGPMYKLDEDEIEYMKNFDAEYGREPEEIDSETLETYADN; encoded by the coding sequence GTGACTACAGTTGCCGACCTCCGAGATGTCCTCGTCAATTTTCTTGAGGAACTTGAAGATGAATTCGATGACCCACACGAGATTGAGCGAATACTGAATGGAGAACAGGGTATCACCCAGAGAGACATCGGTGCCGAACCAGAAACGTGGACGGAAGACATTCTTATCAACCCAGTCTTAAATGCAGTCGGTCTCAACAAAGCTCCTGGGCGACCAACCTCACAGCGTAAGACCCCAGATTTCAAACTCGAAGAAGAACACGGCAATCAGGTTCTCGAGATTGTTGGGGAGAACAAATCCCTGAACAAAATCGATGATGCAGAGGATGAACTCGTAGCAGACTACCTGTCGAATATTTCTTTCCCGAACGACGGAATAGCCACGGACGGACTCGACTGGGTTGTTTACCGGACTGAGCGCGGTGGTGACTTCTTTGAGCATGAAGCTGTTCGCCGTCACTCGTTCCGAGATGTTCTCCGGCAGTTGGCACGAGACGAGAACATCATCAGCCAGCAAGCACTCCCCGACTCAGACCTCAATGTCGATAATGAACTTGAAGCGTTTGCGCTGACATTTCAGCCCAATCATCTCGTCCCGTTACTTACGAAAACTGCACCGTCAGAGTTCCGAGACCAACGCCAGAAAGACGTTGACGACTTCTTCGAGGTTTACATTGAAGTGTTGTTTGGGGAGTCTGACGAGCACAATTACGACACCTGTCTTCGAAACGATATTATCGCCCCTGACGGTGCATCAAAGGAGGACAGGGACGTGTTCGCGGTCACGCTAGTGAACCGCTTGATGTTCATTCGGTTTCTTGAGGAACGTGGTGTTCTCTCAGAAGGTTTCCTTCACGATCGTGTTGAGGACTACAGCGACGGTATTCCGACGACGCTCTACGAAACAACCATCAAACCACTATTTTACGAACTCTTCAACAAACCAAAGAAACAGCGTGATTTGCATGGGGACTGGTACGATGAAGTTCCGTATCTGAATGGGGGACTGTTCCGGAAGAATCTCACTCAAGAGGACGACTACGATGTTCGGAACCCTTCAATGGTGCTCGTTATCGACAAGCTGATTGAGGGCAACCATGAGCTAGATCTCGAAATCGATCCCGCTATTCTCGGGAGCGTTTTCGAAATGACCATCAACCACATTAGTGAGTCTGAAGATCGACAAAAGGAGACAGGAGCATACTACACGCCTAACGACGTCACACACCTAATTAATTCGCAGGCTGTTGACGGTGAGGTCAAGGAGACGATTATCGAGGCGTTTGCGGGAACGCTGGATGAGGAAGTTGAAGCTACGTTCCGTAGGCAAGCTGAGACAGAGTCTCTGGAAGATGTTTTGGCTCATATTGAGGACGGTGAAGGGTGGTATGGAAGCACACAAGGACTTGAGAAAGCGCGTGAAGCGATTCTTGATCTTACTGTTCTCGACCCAGCATGCGGATCCGGACACTTCCTAACGGCCGCCATGGAGCAACTGCACCAAGTGCTCCAGTCTATTCATCGGGGACAACATGGAGGCGATGATCCGTCGCCTGAGGAAAAGTACAAGCAGAAACGCGATATCGCGCTGAACTCGATCTATGGGGTTGACGTTGGGCGTGTAGCGACCGAGATTGCAAAACTACGAACGTGGTTGAAAATTCTGGAAGGGAATGACTGGGAGGAGAGCTATGGACGACTCCCAAACATCGACGTGAACATCTTGGAGGGGAACTCATTGATTGGCCTTCCAACCGTCGGGTACGGTGCAACAACGTTGAGTGAGTACAGCGACCGAATGGAAGAGATTCTGACTCAGCGGAAAGAATACAAGCAGGAGAACGAGGGCTCGAAAACGGAAATTGATGAACTGCGAGACGATCTACGGGATGACCTTAACAGGGAGTACATCGGCCGACTAACACAGACGGTTGAGGATGAAATCCGGGATGCAGATATACTGCATGAACTTGCAGAGAAAATCTCGCCCTTTGAACTACGGCAGTACATCGATTCTGTCTCTATCAAGCGTACTGACAAGGAAAAATTCACAGACACTCAGATAGCCGAGCTCGAGGATGCTGGGTTCGATGTCCATTATCTGCACAAGAGCGGTAAGATGGACATTGCAGATTACATAGATGAACTTCGTAGCAGGAAGATTCATAACGGAATTTCCAGTCAAGCTGAAGCCGCTAAGCATATCTTGGAGTCGCTGATTGAATTCGCTGAGAAAGATGAGTTCTACTACAACAAAGTCGAGCGCCGTCCGGTGCATTCCGATTTGAGTCGTATCGAAGGTAGGCCGTTCCATTGGACAGCAGAGTTCCCCGAGGTCCGTGAGGTCGACGAGAACGGGAACTACGAGATGGCGTTCGACATCGTTGTTGGGAACCCACCGTACGGCGATATTCTCTCCGACAATGCCAAATTCCTCGTAGATTCGTATGAGACGGGGGGAATCAACGATATTGCTGCACAGTTTGTTGAGCGAGAACTACAGTTGCTGAAGCTTGGCGGGCACTTCGGTAACATCACGACGCTTCGAATCGCGTACGATCAGCGGGAAGAACCGGCACGGAAGCATCTCACACGACGGTTGGAGAAAACGCGGATGGCTTGTTTTGCACATCGCCCCTCTCGGATTTTCGAGGGCGCGCACGTGAAGCCGGCTATCATCACAGGGAAACTCACCGGCGAGCAGGAGCCGGATATCTATACGAGCCGGTACATCCGATTTACTAGTGAGAACCGGAACGAGACGCTATCGAACATCAGTTACGCGCAGGCGAACGGCCTTGCTCTCGGAGATAAGATCGGTGATGGACAGAACTTGTCTATCCCGAAACTCGGCCACGATACTGCGCACAGCGCACTTCAGAAATTGAAAGAAGCTAGTGACCGAACATTCTCGGACGCACTTCAGGATGACGAGACGGATCATCTTATGTGGCGTCGACGTGGAGCACTGTACTGGATTAACCCATTACTGGTGAATCTGTACGAAGAGCAGGGAAAGGATACGCCGACGAGTATGTACCGGATGTACTTCTCGTCTGATCTTGAGCGGCGGATGAGCTTCATCACGCTCCAGTCCTCGTTGTACTACTGGTATTGGATGGTGTATAAGAACGGACGCAACATTGACTGGTGGGAGATTGAGCCGTTCCCGTTCCCGGACGAGGAGACACTTGAAGCAAACCGAGAAGACATCATCAAGTTGAGCGAGGAGCTGTGGCAGGCGATGGAACAACGGTTCGTCGGCAAGGCCCGGACTGTAATCGAGAACGCAGTGGAACTCAAGCCAATTGTTGACCGTGTGGACGACTTGATCGGCCCGATGTACAAGCTGGATGAGGACGAGATAGAGTACATGAAGAACTTCGACGCTGAATACGGTCGTGAGCCGGAGGAAATTGATTCGGAGACATTGGAGACGTACGCAGACAACTGA
- a CDS encoding helix-turn-helix domain-containing protein, which yields MSGDSSLPDDSADDGNESVKPNCTITERQDQMLDQLKAERYASRSEALRIAIEDLHQKMENDSEQPIRELLTKAERILETLEEVAEQVGELHPNRAPSRQQPTPDRRSDGQSEPSTPAVSDADEDDRTDERVYTVVSKLGLASESSISEECEVSQLRIHESLLRLIERGLVTTVENDQTVQYRPAPATE from the coding sequence ATGAGCGGGGATTCGTCCTTACCTGATGACTCTGCCGATGATGGAAATGAGTCGGTGAAGCCGAACTGTACGATTACCGAACGTCAGGACCAGATGCTTGACCAGCTAAAAGCTGAGCGGTACGCAAGTCGAAGTGAAGCACTGCGTATTGCAATAGAAGACCTCCATCAGAAGATGGAGAACGACAGCGAACAGCCAATACGGGAACTCCTCACCAAAGCCGAAAGGATTCTTGAGACACTCGAAGAGGTTGCAGAGCAAGTTGGTGAACTCCATCCGAATCGTGCACCATCGAGACAGCAGCCTACTCCTGACAGGAGGTCCGACGGGCAATCCGAGCCGTCAACTCCTGCTGTCTCAGATGCTGATGAAGATGACAGAACCGACGAGCGAGTTTACACGGTGGTTTCGAAGCTCGGCTTAGCATCTGAGTCAAGCATCTCCGAGGAGTGTGAAGTGAGTCAGCTTCGCATTCACGAAAGCCTTCTTCGACTCATCGAGCGAGGTCTGGTCACCACTGTCGAAAATGACCAGACTGTCCAGTATCGTCCAGCACCTGCAACCGAATAA
- a CDS encoding CRISPR-associated protein Cas4, translating into MTDSNMTDENPEERPTATELIEILSGDRFEKWYRERQYSENIKNGTPYFNGSGFTPEPHRHSPSKLLQCHRRIVYQQNNTPEEQSDPAGIFWIGRQFEADIAFPFLEDVATEASAYVRNTVWVDFEVETEAGALRIKGATDPLIVDEDAIPIVPTEIKTKSSVEHLSSPNRHHRAQLHAYMVGLSQKYNISLTNGVIVYASRESLNMKIYHVEFDEAFWKDVVLEWADTHTQYRLRDELPPADPEAEWECKFCSYRERCGRGDRHYSDVAVTGLLPQFTGYPSQKLSDYLTAYPSAKLTPSLAFQYPELADEHGVYDWECARCETARTWNTIEWDGDVTAPPRCPDCFAEGSVSFLSGPAPADQVVAGGDNDAA; encoded by the coding sequence ATGACGGACAGCAATATGACCGATGAGAATCCCGAGGAGCGACCGACCGCCACCGAACTGATTGAGATACTCTCCGGAGACCGTTTCGAGAAGTGGTATCGAGAGCGGCAGTACAGCGAGAACATCAAGAACGGAACGCCGTACTTCAACGGTAGCGGGTTCACTCCAGAGCCTCACCGCCACAGTCCGAGTAAACTCCTTCAGTGCCACCGAAGAATCGTTTACCAGCAAAACAACACTCCTGAAGAGCAATCCGATCCAGCCGGTATCTTTTGGATTGGGAGGCAGTTCGAGGCGGACATTGCATTTCCCTTTCTGGAGGACGTAGCTACCGAGGCTAGTGCGTACGTCCGAAATACAGTCTGGGTCGATTTTGAGGTCGAAACAGAAGCGGGTGCCCTGAGAATCAAAGGGGCGACAGACCCGCTCATCGTAGACGAGGACGCGATTCCGATTGTCCCGACTGAAATCAAGACCAAGTCTTCAGTCGAGCATCTCTCCTCGCCTAATCGGCATCACCGGGCTCAGTTGCACGCGTACATGGTGGGTCTTTCCCAGAAATACAATATTTCGCTGACCAATGGAGTCATCGTCTATGCCAGTCGGGAATCGCTCAACATGAAGATTTACCACGTCGAATTCGACGAAGCATTTTGGAAGGATGTCGTTCTCGAATGGGCGGACACGCACACACAGTATCGACTCAGAGATGAACTGCCGCCAGCAGACCCGGAAGCAGAATGGGAATGCAAGTTCTGTTCGTACAGGGAACGCTGTGGAAGGGGGGACCGGCACTACAGCGATGTTGCCGTAACCGGATTACTACCCCAATTCACCGGGTACCCTTCCCAGAAATTGTCCGACTATCTTACAGCGTATCCGAGCGCGAAGCTGACGCCCTCACTCGCGTTCCAGTATCCAGAGCTTGCTGACGAACACGGGGTCTACGACTGGGAATGCGCCCGCTGCGAAACCGCTCGTACTTGGAATACTATCGAATGGGATGGTGACGTTACAGCACCGCCGCGATGCCCGGACTGTTTTGCAGAAGGCTCGGTTTCATTCCTCAGTGGCCCTGCTCCAGCGGATCAAGTAGTTGCAGGTGGTGACAATGATGCGGCATAG
- a CDS encoding winged helix-turn-helix transcriptional regulator, with translation MNQTDNRILELLDESDLILSPAVIAVNLNYTRNWVSRRVSKLVRAGLIEETNGSYYRISEKGRRYLSGYIPAEELEEEED, from the coding sequence ATGAACCAGACCGACAACCGCATCCTCGAGTTATTAGATGAATCAGACCTCATTCTATCGCCAGCCGTGATAGCAGTCAACTTGAATTATACTCGGAACTGGGTATCACGGCGAGTATCCAAGTTAGTTCGTGCAGGATTAATCGAGGAAACAAACGGGTCCTACTACAGAATATCCGAGAAAGGGCGGAGATACTTGTCAGGATATATACCAGCAGAAGAGCTTGAGGAAGAAGAGGATTGA
- a CDS encoding McrC family protein: protein MVLLVEYSPNDIEELSKQAVDELQALNPEWQQALDLRKEPFRIDREGSSTTVVPQGVCGQLEVGNQTVEVVPKYLANRDDVPADWRENFLTILAFSGVSEFHIEFAETIHGGASASSLMDIMAAAYADRLSTALAQGVPADYTEREERLSNARGRLSTRKLYPQLLKKPSELWYRTTVYTTDIPLSRILKWACHRFSELATATQTVNRLYELEQRFPNIEPADVSGLRPSQVSLSSQHRRFDESLTIAKWLLDNLEAAYAGEDVALPGILFKTEEMYEGFVDAVLDAVDVPWEYTGKDAETYKRLASGQPHQNINPDHLFRSDEACILVLDSKYTKMGSGTDVHGDKPERNYFYQVLAYGRGYEADAVGLVYPRLRTQKRCWELETAGTPSTVHVFEIDPMKFLADQDAFFQSVQKRLVRVVA, encoded by the coding sequence ATGGTACTTTTAGTTGAATACTCACCTAACGATATTGAGGAGTTAAGTAAGCAGGCGGTGGACGAACTCCAAGCGTTGAATCCGGAGTGGCAACAGGCGCTTGACCTACGGAAGGAGCCCTTTCGGATTGATCGAGAGGGCTCGTCAACGACCGTCGTTCCTCAGGGCGTCTGCGGACAGCTCGAAGTCGGTAACCAAACCGTTGAGGTCGTTCCGAAGTATCTCGCTAACAGGGATGATGTTCCAGCGGATTGGCGGGAGAATTTCCTCACTATCCTTGCATTTTCAGGAGTTAGTGAGTTTCACATAGAATTTGCAGAAACCATTCATGGAGGAGCATCAGCGTCCTCACTAATGGATATTATGGCAGCGGCATATGCAGACAGACTTTCAACGGCCCTCGCACAAGGGGTCCCAGCAGATTATACTGAACGTGAGGAGAGGCTCTCAAATGCTCGTGGGCGGCTGAGCACAAGGAAACTCTACCCACAACTGCTCAAAAAGCCATCCGAACTGTGGTATCGAACGACAGTCTATACGACTGATATTCCACTCAGCAGGATACTCAAATGGGCCTGTCACCGGTTTTCTGAGTTGGCCACAGCGACCCAAACAGTCAATAGATTGTACGAGTTAGAACAACGATTCCCAAATATTGAACCAGCCGATGTATCTGGGCTTCGGCCAAGCCAAGTTTCTCTATCGTCTCAGCACCGCCGATTCGACGAATCGTTAACGATTGCTAAGTGGCTTTTAGATAATCTTGAAGCCGCATATGCTGGAGAAGACGTTGCCTTACCCGGGATCTTATTCAAAACGGAAGAGATGTATGAAGGCTTCGTCGACGCTGTTCTAGATGCGGTTGATGTTCCGTGGGAGTATACGGGGAAGGACGCAGAAACCTACAAACGTTTGGCTTCTGGACAACCTCATCAAAACATTAATCCGGACCATCTCTTCAGGAGCGATGAGGCGTGTATCCTTGTACTTGATAGTAAGTATACAAAGATGGGCTCAGGAACAGACGTTCACGGCGATAAACCAGAAAGGAATTATTTCTACCAAGTCCTTGCATACGGGAGAGGGTATGAAGCTGATGCTGTTGGGCTTGTGTATCCGCGACTGAGAACCCAAAAACGATGTTGGGAGTTGGAGACGGCAGGCACCCCGTCAACGGTTCATGTTTTTGAAATAGACCCAATGAAGTTTCTAGCTGACCAAGATGCTTTTTTCCAGTCTGTTCAGAAACGTCTAGTCAGGGTCGTCGCCTGA